From a region of the Nothobranchius furzeri strain GRZ-AD chromosome 12, NfurGRZ-RIMD1, whole genome shotgun sequence genome:
- the bmpr1aa gene encoding bone morphogenetic protein receptor, type IAa, which yields MAALSCLVVIVAALLLPLRTDAAGQNPDHVLQGVGEKPEARRPGEDSTIAPEDLPRFLSCYCSGHCPDDAVNNTCQTNGQCFAIIEEDENGDSQLTSGCMKYEGSHFQCKDSPNAQTRRTIECCNTDFCNGDLRPTLPPQISTENRSHWLAFLISMTICCCTLVCVTIIFYCRYKLQTERERYPKDTEQEVFIRDGESLKDLIHQSQSSGSGSGLPLLVQRTIAKQIQMVRQIGKGRYGEVWLGRWRGEKVAVKVFFTREEASWFRETEIYQTVLMRHENILGFIAADIKGSDASTQLFLITDYHESGSLYDYLKLTTLDVQVLLRLAYSVACGLCHLHTEIYGTQGKPAIAHRDLKTKNILVKKNGTCCIADLGLAVKYNSDTNEVDIPLSTRVGTRRYMAPEVLDESLNKNHFQAYIMADIYSYGLVVWEMTRRCITGGIVEDYQLPYYDMVPSDPSYEDMLEVVCVKGLRPTVSNRWNSDECLRAMLKLMSECWAHNPASRLTILRVKKTLAKMVESQDIKI from the exons CCGCGGGTCAGAACCCTGACCACGTTCTGCAGGGGGTTGGTGAGAAACCTGAGGCCCGGCGTCCCGGCGAGGACTCCACCATCGCGCCTGAAGACCTCCCCCGATTCCTCAGCTGCTACTGCTCAGGTCACTGTCCTGACGACGCCGTCAACAACACCTGCCA GACCAACGGTCAGTGCTTCGCCATCATCGAGGAGGACGAGAACGGAGATTCCCAGCTCACCTCCGGCTGCATGAAGTATGAAGGCTCTCACTTCCAGTGCAAG GACTCTCCCAATGCTCAGACCAGGAGGACAATCGAGTGCTGTAACACAGATTTCTGTAACGGAGACCTGAGGCCCACCCTACCGCCACAGATTAGCACCG AGAATCGCTCCCATTGGCTAGCCTTCCTCATCTCCATGACAATTTGCTGCTGCACTCTGGTCTGCGTCACCATCATCTTCTACTGCAG gTACAAGCTGCAGACTGAACGTGAACGATATCCCAAAGACACAGAACAGGAAGTGTTCATCAGAGATGGCGAGTCACTCAAAGACCTCATTCATCAGTCACAGAGCTCTGGCAGCGGTTCGGGGCTCCCCCTGCTG GTGCAGCGGACCATTGCCAAGCAGATCCAGATGGTTCGTCAGATTGGGAAAGGTCGctatggagaggtgtggttgggacggTGGAGGGGCGAGAAGGTAGCTGTCAAAGTCTTCTTCACCCGTGAAGAGGCCAGCTGGTTCCGTGAGACAGAGATCTACCAGACAGTTCTGATGAGACACGAGAACATCCTTG GGTTCATCGCTGCAGACATCAAAGGTTCGGATGCCTCCACGCAGCTCTTCCTCATCACAGACTACCATGAGAGCGGCTCCCTGTACGACTACCTGAAGCTGACCACGCTGGACGTTCAGGTTCTGCTGCGGCTGGCCTACTCGGTGGCCTGCGGCCTCTGccacctgcacacagagatcTATGGCACGCAGGGCAAGCCAGCCATCGCCCACCGGGACCTGAAGACCAAGAACATCCTGGTGAAGAAGAACGGCACCTGCTGCATTGCCGACCTCGGTCTCGCCGTCAAATACAACAG TGACACAAACGAGGTGGACATCCCTCTGAGCACCCGGGTGGGGACGAGGCGCTACATGGCCCCTGAGGTCCTGGATGAGAGCCTCAACAAGAACCACTTCCAGGCATACATCATGGCGGACATCTACAGCTATGGCCTTGTTGTCTGGGAGATGACCAGGCGCTGCATCACcggag GTATTGTGGAGGACTACCAGCTGCCGTATTATGACATGGTGCCCTCTGACCCCTCCTATGAGGACATGTTGGAGGTGGTTTGTGTTAAAGGACTTCGGCCTACTGTGTCCAATCGCTGGAACAGCGATGAG TGCCTTCGAGCCATGCTGAAGCTGATGTCagagtgctgggcccataaccccgcCTCCCGCCTTACAATCCTCAGAGTGAAGAAGACGCTTGCCAAGATGGTGGAGTCCCAGGACATCAAAATCTGA